From Temnothorax longispinosus isolate EJ_2023e chromosome 3, Tlon_JGU_v1, whole genome shotgun sequence, one genomic window encodes:
- the LOC139809613 gene encoding uncharacterized protein isoform X2, with protein sequence MEVKVEPTLQCYVEEEHENSFSSLENASTIPSSVDVGALNLWTSKATTCLISQYKKYRSLVGQSTQIRSLREMFEMISLEMQNYGFYFSPQKCENKWRVLERKYKNLVFRERLKKPGRMRHYGQWEHKRALDEIFNEKKRHVYLEVNEQPQPPSGPAKYPLILSKPGCDQGSDSPGDRQREDPLAPTTNEKDGDTLDHKQILTTLFDKFIEEMGKNFALVEKNKERRHKEKMAVRHKELELKKQLLKLKEQKMELQRCQMIAAAQNLRLNMK encoded by the coding sequence ATGGAAGTCAAAGTGGAGCCGACCCTTCAATGTTACGTCGAGGAGGAACATGAGAATAGCTTTTCGAGTTTGGAGAACGCTAGCACGATACCGTCAAGCGTCGACGTGGGCGCGCTGAATCTGTGGACCAGCAAGGCCACCACCTGCCTGATCAGCCAGTACAAGAAGTATCGATCGCTGGTCGGGCAATCGACGCAGATCAGGAGTCTGCGGGAGATGTTCGAGATGATATCGCTGGAGATGCAGAATTACGGGTTCTACTTCAGTCCGCAGAAATGCGAGAACAAGTGGCGGGTTCTCGAGCGTAAGTACAAGAACCTTGTGTTCCGCGAGCGGCTGAAAAAACCGGGCAGGATGCGACACTACGGACAGTGGGAGCACAAGCGCGCCTTGGACGAGATTTTCAACGAGAAGAAGAGACACGTGTATCTGGAGGTGAACGAGCAGCCGCAGCCACCAAGCGGACCGGCGAAGTATCCCTTGATTCTGTCGAAGCCCGGCTGCGATCAAGGCAGCGACTCGCCTGGCGATCGGCAACGCGAGGATCCTCTGGCGCCCACGACCAACGAGAAAGACGGCGATACGTTGGATCACAAACAAATCTTGACGACActgtttgataaatttatagaagAAATGGGAAAGAACTTCGCTCTGGTTGAAAAGAACAAGGAGAGGCGGCACAAAGAGAAAATGGCCGTGAGACATAAGGAATTGGAGCTGAAGAAGCAGCTCCTCAAATTGAAGGAACAGAAGATGGAATTGCAAAGGTGCCAAATGATTGCTGCCGCGCAAAACTTGCGTTTGAATATGAAATAA
- the LOC139809613 gene encoding uncharacterized protein isoform X1 → MADNKETKENKIHGHMEVKVEPTLQCYVEEEHENSFSSLENASTIPSSVDVGALNLWTSKATTCLISQYKKYRSLVGQSTQIRSLREMFEMISLEMQNYGFYFSPQKCENKWRVLERKYKNLVFRERLKKPGRMRHYGQWEHKRALDEIFNEKKRHVYLEVNEQPQPPSGPAKYPLILSKPGCDQGSDSPGDRQREDPLAPTTNEKDGDTLDHKQILTTLFDKFIEEMGKNFALVEKNKERRHKEKMAVRHKELELKKQLLKLKEQKMELQRCQMIAAAQNLRLNMK, encoded by the exons ATGGCCGATAATAAGGAGACGAAAG agAACAAAATTCACGGTCACATGGAAGTCAAAGTGGAGCCGACCCTTCAATGTTACGTCGAGGAGGAACATGAGAATAGCTTTTCGAGTTTGGAGAACGCTAGCACGATACCGTCAAGCGTCGACGTGGGCGCGCTGAATCTGTGGACCAGCAAGGCCACCACCTGCCTGATCAGCCAGTACAAGAAGTATCGATCGCTGGTCGGGCAATCGACGCAGATCAGGAGTCTGCGGGAGATGTTCGAGATGATATCGCTGGAGATGCAGAATTACGGGTTCTACTTCAGTCCGCAGAAATGCGAGAACAAGTGGCGGGTTCTCGAGCGTAAGTACAAGAACCTTGTGTTCCGCGAGCGGCTGAAAAAACCGGGCAGGATGCGACACTACGGACAGTGGGAGCACAAGCGCGCCTTGGACGAGATTTTCAACGAGAAGAAGAGACACGTGTATCTGGAGGTGAACGAGCAGCCGCAGCCACCAAGCGGACCGGCGAAGTATCCCTTGATTCTGTCGAAGCCCGGCTGCGATCAAGGCAGCGACTCGCCTGGCGATCGGCAACGCGAGGATCCTCTGGCGCCCACGACCAACGAGAAAGACGGCGATACGTTGGATCACAAACAAATCTTGACGACActgtttgataaatttatagaagAAATGGGAAAGAACTTCGCTCTGGTTGAAAAGAACAAGGAGAGGCGGCACAAAGAGAAAATGGCCGTGAGACATAAGGAATTGGAGCTGAAGAAGCAGCTCCTCAAATTGAAGGAACAGAAGATGGAATTGCAAAGGTGCCAAATGATTGCTGCCGCGCAAAACTTGCGTTTGAATATGAAATAA